In one Hypomesus transpacificus isolate Combined female chromosome 18, fHypTra1, whole genome shotgun sequence genomic region, the following are encoded:
- the tsr2 gene encoding pre-rRNA-processing protein TSR2 homolog produces the protein MEAHRSTREVFTEAVRAVLETWPVLQIAVDNGFGGVYGQDKADWMVDVVQQYFHDNANLQQYEVEDFIADLMNNEFDTVVDDGSLPQIAESISEQFLRCQQGKLSEVREQTAKLVKRKVIKRATVTAAPTPGEEEGSDEDETEAMECEGALSSSVTLATAPARKPDPPAPEEEDDGWTVVRKKK, from the exons ATGGAAGCGCACAGGTCTACACGTGAAGTGTTCACTGAGGCAGTACGAGCTGTATTAGAAACATGGCCTGTTTTACAG ATAGCCGTAGACAACGGTTTTGGAGGTGTGTACGGCCAAGATAAGGCAGACTGGATGGTGGATGTGGTTCAACAATATTTCCATGACAACG CTAATCTTCAGCAGTATGAGGTGGAGGACTTTATTGCTGACCTGATGAACAACGAGTTTGACACAGTGGTCGATGATGGCAGTTTACCACAG ATAGCTGAGAGTATCTCCGAGCAGTTCCTGCGGTGTCAGCAGGGGAAGCTGTCAGAGGTCAGGGAGCAGACAGCAAAGCTAGTGAAGAGGAAGGTTATCAAGAGGGCTACAGTCACGGCTGCTCCTACGCCTGGTGAGGAGGAAGGCAGTGATGAAGATGAGACAGAG GCGATGGAGTGCGAGGGAGCGTTGTCAAGTTCGGTCACCCTAGCAACAGCTCCTGCCAGGAAGCCAGACCCCCCTGCcccagaggaagaggatgatggaTGGACGGTAGTACGCAAGAAGAAGTAA
- the cdk16 gene encoding cyclin-dependent kinase 16 isoform X2, which produces MDRMRKIKRQLSLTLRGGSTGDKNLSDSIGSQDATSHSDSEIVHEDVKMGSDGESDQVSATSSEEVHSPVRVRMRDKPGRKISTEDINKRLSLPADIRLPDGYLEKFSLNSPLFDKPLSRRLRRVSLSEIGFGKLETYVKLDKLGEGTYATVYKGRSKLTDNLVALKEIRLEHEEGAPCTAIREVSLLKDLKHANIVTLHDIIHTQKSLTLVFEYLDKDLKQYLDDCGNSIHIHNVKLFLFQLLRGLNYCHRRKVLHRDLKPQNLLINERGELKLADFGLARAKSIPTKTYSNEVVTLWYRPPDILLGSTDYSTHIDMWGVGCIFYEMSTGRPLFPGSTVEEELHFIFKLLGTPTEETWPGITSNEDFISYNYPRYRADRLHNHTPRLDNEGVELLSKLLQFEGKKRISAEESMRHLYFHSLGERVLTLPDSTSIFALQDIQLEKEAGIRTSSLSDSVNSISRRQSLLF; this is translated from the exons ATGGATCGAATGAGGAAGATCAAGAggcagctctctctcactctcagggGGGGCAGCACTGGGGACAAGAACCTCAGTGATTCCATAGGCTCTCAGGACGCCACCTCCCACAGCGACTCAG agATCGTCCATGAGGATGTGAAGATGGGCTCTGATGGTGAGAGTGACCAGGTGTCGGCTACCTCCTCGGAGGAGGTCCACAGTCCTGTCAGGGTCCGCATGAGGGACAAACCTGGACGCAAGATCTctacagag GATATAAACAAACGCCTGTCTCTGCCAGCGGACATCCGACTGCCAGATGGCTACCTGGAGAAGTTCAGCCTTAACAGCCCCTTGTTTGATAAACCACTGAGCCGAAGACTGAGACGAGTCTCTCTG TCCGAGATCGGCTTTGGGAAGCTGGAAACCTACGTGAAGCTCGACAAGCTAGGAGAG gggACGTATGCTACGGTGTACAAGGGTCGCAGCAAGCTGACCGACAACCTGGTGGCCCTGAAGGAGATCCGACTGGAGCACGAGGAGGGAGCGCCCTGCACCGCCATAAGAGAAG TGTCTCTGCTGAAGGACCTCAAACACGCCAACATCGTCACCCTGCATGACATCATTCACACTCAGAAGTCACTCACGCTGGTCTTTGAGTACTTG GATAAGGACCTGAAGCAATACCTGGACGACTGTGGCAACTCGATCCACATCCACAATGTGAAG cTCTTCCTGTTCCAACTGTTGAGAGGTCTGAACTACTGCCATCGGCGGAAGGTCCTCCACCGCGACCTCAAGCCTCAGAACCTGCTCATCAACGAGCGTGGGGAGCTCAAACTGGCTGACTTTG GTCTGGCTCGGGCCAAGTCCATTCCCACCAAGACGTACTCCAACGAGGTGGTGACTCTGTGGTACCGCCCCCCTGACATCCTGCTGGGCAGCACTGACTACTCCACACACATCGACAtgtg gggggtggggtgcaTCTTCTATGAGATGTCTACAGGCCGTCCTCTCTTCCCCGGCTCCacagtggaggaggagctgcacTTTATCTTCAAACTGCTTG gAACTCCTACAGAGGAGACATGGCCTGGTATCACCTCCAACGAGGACTTCATCTCCTACAACTACCCTCGTTACCGTGCCGACCGTCTGCACAACCACACCCCAAG ACTGGACAATGAAGGAGTGGAGCTGCTATCTAAGCTGCTGCAG TTTGAAGGGAAGAAGCGCATCTCAGCGGAGGAGTCCATGAGACACCTGTACTTCCacagcctgggagagagagtcCTCACACTGCCTGATA GTACATCAATATTTGCACTTCAAGACATtcagctggagaaggaggctgGAATCAGAACCAGCTCCTTATCTGACTCTG tgAACAGTATATCTCGACGCCAGAGCCTGCTCTTCTAA
- the cdk16 gene encoding cyclin-dependent kinase 16 isoform X1, protein MDRMRKIKRQLSLTLRGGSTGDKNLSDSIGSQDATSHSDSEAMPGRVRGGSGPGSSVRGSSGRAGGSLSMHSLLQSYSSHLRRPRSLGRSLSSYLNHTTRLEIVHEDVKMGSDGESDQVSATSSEEVHSPVRVRMRDKPGRKISTEDINKRLSLPADIRLPDGYLEKFSLNSPLFDKPLSRRLRRVSLSEIGFGKLETYVKLDKLGEGTYATVYKGRSKLTDNLVALKEIRLEHEEGAPCTAIREVSLLKDLKHANIVTLHDIIHTQKSLTLVFEYLDKDLKQYLDDCGNSIHIHNVKLFLFQLLRGLNYCHRRKVLHRDLKPQNLLINERGELKLADFGLARAKSIPTKTYSNEVVTLWYRPPDILLGSTDYSTHIDMWGVGCIFYEMSTGRPLFPGSTVEEELHFIFKLLGTPTEETWPGITSNEDFISYNYPRYRADRLHNHTPRLDNEGVELLSKLLQFEGKKRISAEESMRHLYFHSLGERVLTLPDSTSIFALQDIQLEKEAGIRTSSLSDSVNSISRRQSLLF, encoded by the exons ATGGATCGAATGAGGAAGATCAAGAggcagctctctctcactctcagggGGGGCAGCACTGGGGACAAGAACCTCAGTGATTCCATAGGCTCTCAGGACGCCACCTCCCACAGCGACTCAG aggcCATGCCGGGGCGTGTCCGGGGGGGCAGTGGCCCTGGTAGCAGTGTGCGGGGGTCCTCAGGCAGGGCGGGGGGCTCCCTCAGCATGCACTCCCTGCTCCAGTCCTACAGCTCCCACCTGCGCCGACCACGCAGCCTGGGACGCAGCCTCAGCTCCTATCTCAACCACACCACACGTCTCG agATCGTCCATGAGGATGTGAAGATGGGCTCTGATGGTGAGAGTGACCAGGTGTCGGCTACCTCCTCGGAGGAGGTCCACAGTCCTGTCAGGGTCCGCATGAGGGACAAACCTGGACGCAAGATCTctacagag GATATAAACAAACGCCTGTCTCTGCCAGCGGACATCCGACTGCCAGATGGCTACCTGGAGAAGTTCAGCCTTAACAGCCCCTTGTTTGATAAACCACTGAGCCGAAGACTGAGACGAGTCTCTCTG TCCGAGATCGGCTTTGGGAAGCTGGAAACCTACGTGAAGCTCGACAAGCTAGGAGAG gggACGTATGCTACGGTGTACAAGGGTCGCAGCAAGCTGACCGACAACCTGGTGGCCCTGAAGGAGATCCGACTGGAGCACGAGGAGGGAGCGCCCTGCACCGCCATAAGAGAAG TGTCTCTGCTGAAGGACCTCAAACACGCCAACATCGTCACCCTGCATGACATCATTCACACTCAGAAGTCACTCACGCTGGTCTTTGAGTACTTG GATAAGGACCTGAAGCAATACCTGGACGACTGTGGCAACTCGATCCACATCCACAATGTGAAG cTCTTCCTGTTCCAACTGTTGAGAGGTCTGAACTACTGCCATCGGCGGAAGGTCCTCCACCGCGACCTCAAGCCTCAGAACCTGCTCATCAACGAGCGTGGGGAGCTCAAACTGGCTGACTTTG GTCTGGCTCGGGCCAAGTCCATTCCCACCAAGACGTACTCCAACGAGGTGGTGACTCTGTGGTACCGCCCCCCTGACATCCTGCTGGGCAGCACTGACTACTCCACACACATCGACAtgtg gggggtggggtgcaTCTTCTATGAGATGTCTACAGGCCGTCCTCTCTTCCCCGGCTCCacagtggaggaggagctgcacTTTATCTTCAAACTGCTTG gAACTCCTACAGAGGAGACATGGCCTGGTATCACCTCCAACGAGGACTTCATCTCCTACAACTACCCTCGTTACCGTGCCGACCGTCTGCACAACCACACCCCAAG ACTGGACAATGAAGGAGTGGAGCTGCTATCTAAGCTGCTGCAG TTTGAAGGGAAGAAGCGCATCTCAGCGGAGGAGTCCATGAGACACCTGTACTTCCacagcctgggagagagagtcCTCACACTGCCTGATA GTACATCAATATTTGCACTTCAAGACATtcagctggagaaggaggctgGAATCAGAACCAGCTCCTTATCTGACTCTG tgAACAGTATATCTCGACGCCAGAGCCTGCTCTTCTAA